In the genome of Bacteroides mediterraneensis, the window CCGATAAAGATGGAAGCCAGGTTCGGGTCTTTCAAGGTCTTGACCGTGTTTCCCAGTACCTTTTCCACGTTCTGGATGGCAGCTGCCTCACCGACTACGGTCAGGCGGTCTCCCAGCTGCAGCACCAGTCCCGGGGTAGCCAGCAGTTGCACGCCGCTTCGGAGCACCCGGCTGATGTTGATGCCATACGTGTTTCGCAAACGGAGTGATCCCAGCTTTTTCCCGTTGATTTCGGGACGTGATACGATAATATGCTTGGAAATCAGCTTGCTGTCGATAGCATTCCAGTCGATGTCTTCCTTGTTCCAGTCGCGCTTCTCCTGTTCGCCGAAAAGGATGGTCAGGGTGGGGGCATCCTTTTCGGTCGTGATGACCAAGATACGGTCGTTCTCTTTCAGAATCTTTTCGGAGGTCGGGATACTGACGGTACCTTCCCGCCAAAGGCGGGAAATGACGAACTTGGGATACCCGGCCTGTGCAATGTCTTGTATGCTTTTATTGAAAATGGCAGGATTGTGCACTTGGAAAGTGGCGATATAAGTATGGTTCGGGTCATCATGTTCCCGTTCACTCATGTCGGAGGGACGCACAAAGAATTTTTTGACAACCAGAATCGCAAAAATCACTCCTACTACTCCCAGCGGATAGGTTACTGCACAGCTGAGGGCGGCTCCACTGGTGGGTTCTCCCAGTTGCTTTAAGGTTTGCTGGGCGGCACCGAGCGCAGGTGTGTTGGTGGTGGCACCGCATAGGATACCTACCATGTCGGGAAGGTCTATTTCTGTGGTAAAGCTGAGAATGACTGCCATGAGCGTGCCCAGGAAGATGACTCCCAGCCCCAGCATGTTCAGGCGGAACCCGCCCCGCTGGAATGAACTGAAGAAACCTGGACCTACTTGCAGCCCCAAAGCATAGACAAATAGAACCAGTCCGAAACTTTCGGCGTAACTCAGCATTTGGGAATCGATGGCAAAGCCCAAGTGCCCTGCCAGGATGCCGGTGAAGAAAACAAATGTCACTCCGAGAGAAATTCCGAAAACATGAATCTTTCCCAGTCCTAACCCGATGGCTGTAATGAGGGAAAGTATGATGACCGCCTGCAGAGCGGATTGTTCCACAAATAAATTAATTAACCATTCCATGCTGCA includes:
- a CDS encoding putative transporter, translated to MEWLINLFVEQSALQAVIILSLITAIGLGLGKIHVFGISLGVTFVFFTGILAGHLGFAIDSQMLSYAESFGLVLFVYALGLQVGPGFFSSFQRGGFRLNMLGLGVIFLGTLMAVILSFTTEIDLPDMVGILCGATTNTPALGAAQQTLKQLGEPTSGAALSCAVTYPLGVVGVIFAILVVKKFFVRPSDMSEREHDDPNHTYIATFQVHNPAIFNKSIQDIAQAGYPKFVISRLWREGTVSIPTSEKILKENDRILVITTEKDAPTLTILFGEQEKRDWNKEDIDWNAIDSKLISKHIIVSRPEINGKKLGSLRLRNTYGINISRVLRSGVQLLATPGLVLQLGDRLTVVGEAAAIQNVEKVLGNTVKTLKDPNLASIFIGIVLGLVVGAIPIAIPGISSPVKLGLAGGPIIMGILIGAYGPRLHLVTYTTRSANLMLRGIGLSLYLACLGLDAGAHFFETVMRPEGALWVGIGFLITFIPVVIMALIALRLCKMDFGNTCGMLCGSMANPMALNYANDIIPGDEPSVSYATVYPLGMFTRVIIAQLVLMLFL